The Setaria viridis chromosome 6, Setaria_viridis_v4.0, whole genome shotgun sequence genome includes the window ttagactctaggtcttcagcctgctcccaagtagcttcatccggagtatgatttttccattgtaccttgtaaaacgtAATACTTCGAGTTTgggtatctcttgtcttttgatccagaattttaataggccTTTCTTCATAGGTTAGATCTGGTTCGAGCTtaatttctggatcttctagaatctcttctggaactcttaagcacttcttaagctgggatacatgaaacacatcatgtatagaagtaAGTTGGTCTGGTAATGACAGCTTGTATGCTACcggaccttttcgttccagaatttcataaggaccaatgtacCTTGGAGATAATTTACCCTTTATTCCAAATGCTGTACTcctttcattggggataccttcaagtatacaaaatctccggtatgaaattccaaggaccgtctccttttatctgaataactcttttgtcgagactaGGCTATTTCCAAATGTCTACGAATTTTTCGAACCttttcctcggtttccataaccaaatcTAATCctaaatgtgtcctttctcctattTCCGACCAATTCAAgggggttcggcatcttcgaccatataaggcttcgaaaggtgccatcttgATACTAGCCTGATaactattattataggagaactcggctaggggcaaacacttgtcccatagcttagagaaggtaaggacacatgctcttaacatatcctccaAAATTTGATTGACTCTTTTTGTTTGTCCTccggtttggggatgataggcAGAACTTCTAATTAAAGTAGTGCCCATATCTTTTTGTAATTGTTCccaaaatctggaaacaaactgggggagcctcgatcggagataattgtctttggtactccgtgcaaggatacgatccgggctatatagagtttaGCATATGTCGACACTGGATAGGTAGTCTTGACTGGGATGAAGTGGGCTGACTTAGTGAGTCagtcgacaataacccatatggaatcatatccttttgaagtggtaggcaatccaactatataatccatggaaatatcctcccatttccagacagggatttctgaaggttgaAGCAAACCCGCCGACTTTTGTAGTATTGGTTTAACTCTCCGGCAGGTGTCGCACTCggctacatatcttgcaattttaGGTGTCATTTTGGCCCACcagaatctttgctttaaatcttggtacattttattgcttccgggatgaatggcgAACTTAGACAGATGtgcttcatctaagatcaattttctTAGGCTTTCCTCcttaggaactactatccttttcttgaaatagagtcctccatcttcttcttgagtGAGTTCGGAAATCTTTCCTTCTGTTTTTCGTTGATAGAGCACCTTAATCcaaggatcttctttttgggctgctATGATTCTCCCCTTTAGAGTGTCTTGCACAATAATGTTCTGGAGGGCACCTTGCTTTACTATTTCCAAGCTTAAATCTTCCAATTCTTCACATAAGGTCTTAAGATTAGACTGAACAGTGGTACAATGGCactgggcctttctgctcaaagcatcagccaccacattagccttaccaggatgatagtggatttctaacttataatctttaattagcTCCAACCATCATCTCTGCCTCATATTCAAATCCATTTGAGTAAATATATACTttaagcttttgtggtcagtaaagatacgacattcactacctaaaagatagtgtcgccatatctttaatgcatggacTACGACAGCaagctctaaatcatgggtagggtaatgctcttcatgactcttcagttgacgagaagcataagcaataactctgccttcttgcataagaacacaccctacTCCTATCcctgaggcatcacagtacacatcaaaggGCTTCTCTatatcaggttgagctagccctggggctgtagtcagtaGCCTCTTTAGGGtttgaaatgattcttcacatTCGGGTTTCCACTCAAAttcacttctttctttaacAATTTTGTGATTGGcttggaaatttttgagaaattggggATGAGTAATACCCGGCCATTCctaagaaacttcttacttcatgaacagaggttggtgatttccaatccaatatgtccttgactttcccgggatctacttcaattcctttttcggacagtatgtgcccaaggaatggaactctctttaaccagaattcacatttactgaacttggcatacaactggtgttcccggagtctactTAGAACAATACGcaggtgttgcgcatgttcctcttcatttttagaaaagacgaggatatcatctataaagacgatcacaaatttatctaattctggcatgaataccgaattcatgaggtacataaaatgcgctggggcatttgtcagtccgaaagacataactaaatactcatataatccatatcgggttgagaaggctattttaggtatgtcttcgggttttatcttaatctgatgatatcctgaccgaaggtcgatctTTGAAAACACCTTGGCTCCAGCTAGTTGAtcaaataacaagtcaatccgtggtaacggatacttgtttttaataGTTACCGCATTTAAGggacggtaatccacacatcTCTAtctacctattattaaagcaagtaacgcctCTGCCTGGATTTTCGTCCGTCGTGGTTATTTTACAAAAAAGTCCCTTGACTTTTTAgtaatcaacccgcggtccaaaTGTTGAAAAGAGGGGAGCTCGGGTagaaaaagaagagaagggagggggttaacgGGAAAAACACTTCTCCTTTCTTCACAACAGAGAGGCGGAGGGAgattgggcgcgggcggccggcagcgTCGGTGGTGCGgcgtggagcggcggcggcggcggcgggagagccggcgaaggggacggcggcgggggcgggggcttgCGGCGGCGCAGGCACCGACCAGGCAACGTAACCAAGAATGgccgcccgcgtcgccgccaccctcgtcgcgctcctcgtcgccctcttcgccgtcgccgccacggcgcaggccccggcggcggcgcccaagatggctccgctgccgccgccgcccaaacgGGCCCCGATGGcctccccgcccgcgccgcccatgGGGAGCCCGGCCTCCGCTCCCTCGGCCTCCGTCCCGGCCATGAGCCCGACGGCGGCGAAGCTGGTGTCTATGGCGCGCGGCAATCCCCGCGTCGCCATCATCGACGTCAGGTACGTACGTCCGCGGGCCGATGCCTGTGCTGCGCTGCCCTTCGCCGCGCCGATTTGGAAATCGGAGCGTAGAATTCTGATTTTGCCCTCTCCGTGTGTTGCTGGGGAATTCGATTGGAAACGGAAGGGACGAGGAGAGGAGCTACCAGGCGCACATCGCGGGGTCACACCACTTCGCCAGCGGCAGCTTCGCGGCGCGGATGCCGGAGCTGGTGCAGGCCGCCAGCGGCAAGGACACCCTCGTCTTCCACTGCGCTCTCAGCCAGGTCCCAGATCCGCCGCCCTCGTTTCTCTCACTTCTATCCGAAGCTCCGCACCCTGCAACTACTCTGCCCCGTTCCCTATACATACAGGGGAATCTGATTCTCCCCGGATAATGCTGTTCTAGGAACTATCGCACGTCCGTTGGCTTGATTCGCTTTTGCAAATGGAAACATATATGTGTTGGTTTGAGGCACAGATGATTGTCAGCTCAGTAGAGGTGTTGATCTTCATCTTCCTGTGGAAACTGATAATTTGCACAATGCACATCATATTAGCATTTGACTGTTAAGATGTCCACTAGACTAAGCAATTGTTAAGCCAACAACAGCTTTGGTGATGCCAATTTGTTTTTGAGCGTGGTCTCCACATGTACCTTCCTCTGATTAAATTAACTGCCCTACCCTTGTAATTTCGTTAGCTTGATCATACTGGTGGCCTGCATAGTAGACCTGTATATGCACTGCTCTGTCCTGCATATTAGACTTGTATATGTAATGCTCTGTTCAGGTTTTCATGTTTGGGTCAAACTTTAGTATGAAACAAAAAAGTTTAGGATGCCTTAGCTTTAGCTAGGAATAATGATACAAGTTCAGGATTCAGAATCTTCCTTGTGGGAGGTATCTAAGAAAAAATTGCTATCCAGAGgcattcctttccttttccaCTGGATGGTTGTTGCAAATGACGCAATAAATCTTTCCCTTGGGGAAAAGCACAAAGggagtttgttttgttttattgaCAAGCCACACAGGAAGTTAGAATTAACATGTCACATCCAATTGTAACTTCTTTTTTTGCTTATTAAGAAATGTGTGTGAAATTGCAGATAACAGCTTGCTTTTGACTTTAATGAAATATACGCTGTGATGCTGTTTTAACTTCTATAGAGAATGCAAGGCCTATGATGTTATTGCTGATTATTATGCCCATGGCTTTGGTTTTGCTAAACGCTTAAACATCCATTAACTTCCAAACATTATCTGATGAAATAGATGACCAATTGAACAGTCTTATCTAAATCTCATCATCTAGCTCTACTTCCACCTGTAGTTGATAGCTAGGAGTTGTACCCACTCGATATTTCTTCTGGAGCAGAGACCTTTTACAATTTTACTCTCTAATGAATAGTGATGCTCATATCTCATGCGCTGTTAGTATCCCAAACTGTGTTAGTTTGGCAGCAGCATCGCTATTACTCCcaccgtcccaaattactattcgttttggtttttctagatacatagcctttgacatgcacctagatatatattatgtctaggtacatagcaaaagttatgtatctagaagagccaaaacgaatagtaatttgggacggatggagtatctGATGGCAGGAACAGCAATGCAGCAAGTCCTGTTTCCTCTGTTTTATCTGTGTTCTTTTATTCTTATAGTCTTCATTTTATATCCAAATCTTATCTTTCAGTCCAGTGCAGGGATTATATGTAAATAAAATAGTTTTTTCCCCTTCCTAACTGTTGTATCACTGCACTCCAGGTGCG containing:
- the LOC117859556 gene encoding arsenate reductase 2.2 → MAARVAATLVALLVALFAVAATAQAPAAAPKMAPLPPPPKRAPMASPPAPPMGSPASAPSASVPAMSPTAAKLVSMARGNPRVAIIDVRDEERSYQAHIAGSHHFASGSFAARMPELVQAASGKDTLVFHCALSQVRGPTCARMFSDYLSETKEDSEIKNIMVLELGFNGWEVSGQPVCRCTDAPCKGTCS